The following proteins come from a genomic window of Lolium rigidum isolate FL_2022 chromosome 5, APGP_CSIRO_Lrig_0.1, whole genome shotgun sequence:
- the LOC124652786 gene encoding serine/threonine-protein kinase RIPK-like, translating to MAAQAWNPFSCCVRGAVTTDDDDSSYRRRRGNGSSKSSSRVSFTSLSSGTLSPEDLSLTLSGSNLHAFTYAELRASTANFSRANYLGSGGFGPVYKGTVDDELRPGLPAQSVAVKYLDLECGTQGHKEWLAEVFFLGQLRHNNLVKLIGYCYEKEHRMLVYEFMSAGSLEKHLFKSISDSLPWMTRMKIAVGAAKGLAFLHDADPPVIYRDFKASNILLDSDYNTKLSDFGLAKDGPQGEATHVTTRVMGTHGYAAPEYITTGHLTAKSDVYSFGVVLLELLSGRPSVDRARRPREQNLVDWSRPYLKRSDKLYQVMDSALECQYSCKGAKVAALVAYKCLSQNPKSRPSMREVVKALEPVLGMDDFFPVGSFIFTIVVEEDKAIDMKVEVEDKHQNHQDRHRQKYPESTIHADIILHGQNDNATGFSSTLRRQQRTLSYHRERGS from the exons ATGGCTGCGCAAGCTTGGAATCCATTCTCGTGCTGCGTCCGAGGTGCTGTAAcgaccgacgacgacgacagctcgtACCGAAGGCGGAGAGGGAACGGCAGCTCGAAGTCGTCTTCGAGAGTGTCGTTCACGAGCCTGAGCTCTGGGACGCTGTCGCCGGAGGACCTGTCCTTGACGCTGTCCGGCTCGAACCTGCACGCGTTCACCTACGCCGAGCTCCGAGCGTCGACGGCGAACTTCTCGCGCGCAAACTACCTCGGCAGCGGCGGGTTCGGCCCGGTGTACAAGGGCACTGTCGACGATGAGCTCCGGCCGGGGCTGCCCGCACAGTCGGTCGCCGTCAAGTACCTCGACCTGGAGTGCGGAACCCAGGGACACAAGGAGTGGCTG GCAGAGGTTTTCTTTCTTGGTCAACTGAGGCACAATAATCTGGTGAAATTGATCGGGTACTGCTACGAGAAGGAGCACAGGATGCTGGTCTACGAGTTCATGAGCGCTGGCAGCTTGGAGAAACACCTCTTCAAAA GTATCAGTGACTCTCTACCATGGATGACAAGGATGAAGATTGCCGTCGGCGCAGCCAAGGGCCTCGCCTTTCTCCATGATGCCGACCCACCGGTTATCTACCGTGACTTCAAGGCCTCCAACATCTTGCTCGACTCG GACTACAACACAAAATTATCTGACTTTGGGTTGGCCAAGGATGGACCACAGGGTGAGGCGACGCATGTCACAACACGTGTCATGGGGACACACGGGTATGCAGCGCCTGAGTATATAACGACGGGTCATTTGACCGCCAAGAGCGATGTGTACAGCTTTGGCGTGGTACTTCTAGAGCTCCTATCAGGGCGGCCATCGGTGGACCGTGCACGACGACCAAGGGAACAAAACTTGGTGGACTGGTCCAGGCCATACCTTAAACGATCCGATAAGCTGTACCAAGTCATGGACTCGGCCCTTGAGTGCCAGTACTCGTGTAAGGGTGCTAAGGTGGCTGCATTGGTGGCCTACAAGTGTCTTAGCCAAAACCCAAAGTCTCGGCCATCCATGAGGGAGGTTGTCAAGGCATTGGAGCCAGTACTAGGCATGGACGATTTCTTCCCCGTGGGCTCGTTTATTTTCACCATCGTTGTGGAAGAGGACAAGGCGATAGacatgaaggtggaggtggaggataaACATCAAAACCATCAAGATAGGCATCGACAAAAATACCCAGAATCAACAATTCACGCCGATATTATTCTCCATGGTCAAAATGACAATGCTACTGGATTCAGTAGTACCTTAAGGCGGCAACAGAGGACATTAAGTTACCATAGAGAAAGAGGTTCTTAA